The DNA sequence CAAAAAAAATGAAGTTCGTATTTTTTGTTCAGGGTGAGGGAAGAGGGCACATGACACAAGCGTTGTCACTCAAAACAATAATTGAAAAACGCGGACATACTCTCGAAAAAGTTTTTGTCGGTATAAGTAGCTCAAGAAAAATTCCCGATTATTTTGTTAATAAAATAGAAGCGGAAATCATTCAAATAAAGAGTCCGAATTTTATAAGCGATAAAAAACGCAAATCAATTAAAATTTTTCCTTCGATTATATTCAACTTATTTAAAATGCCCGATTTCATTGGCAGTATGAATTTAATAAATAAGGAAATTAAAAAAATAAAGCCTGATGTGATTATTAATTTTTATGAACCGCTTTTCGGTTTGTGTAATTGGTTTTATGGCAATAAAATTCCTGTTGTTTGCATCGCTCATCAATATATATATCATCATAAAGATTTTGTTTTTCCGGAAAGATTTGAAACCGAAAAGAAAATGTTGAAAGTATTTGCATCTCTGACTGCATTGAGAGCGAAAAAGAAACTTGCACTTTCTTTCTATCCTTTAAAAAATAA is a window from the Bacteroidales bacterium genome containing:
- a CDS encoding glycosyltransferase family protein; this encodes MKFVFFVQGEGRGHMTQALSLKTIIEKRGHTLEKVFVGISSSRKIPDYFVNKIEAEIIQIKSPNFISDKKRKSIKIFPSIIFNLFKMPDFIGSMNLINKEIKKIKPDVIINFYEPLFGLCNWFYGNKIPVVCIAHQYIYHHKDFVFPERFETEKKMLKVFASLTALRAKKKLALSFYPLKNKNDKLIVIPPFLREEVLNLKISKEDFLLVYLLNEGYVEDIIKWHDKNKNIKLHCFSDWKEIKNDEFVYDETLCFHKLNDVKLLDLLSRCKGLVTTAGFDIICETMYLGKPAFMVPVENQFEQFCNSIDAHRANAGICDNKFDISKFIKFINSYKNNNSEYRQWVEGSIDIVMREIESVFTD